The following are encoded together in the Parabacteroides chongii genome:
- the porU gene encoding type IX secretion system sortase PorU → MLRLLYTFIISICFFTSVWADGSKYAASSALSSGKWVKIQVEDRGIYKLTYADLRGMGFSDPAKVSVHGYGGCMLDENFSNPYIDDVPAVPVWRGDDYLLFYGCGVINWTYDQESKSFVHTNNPYSDYGYYFLTDATAPKEMESVASAAGASLKVTTFDDYLLHEKDLVSVNNSGRELFGEAMDMTLSRDFSFTGITGITNDDGKVTLRFIAKPITGTGSVSMSVDGEKLLERTIANANGKYDTYVMARPVYQVVDWKGDKSSSVKVNVRYGKLGDKNVHLDFIRLQMKRELQPYGVCTFFRSLASVNNASRFTVQNANANTLVFDVTDKLNPKRMETELSGSELTFSIPAGTLREFALVQRNQTFPTPKVIGEVANQDLHALPQTDMIIIAQPGLASQAERLAEAHRTRDGLTVQVVAPEAIYNEFSSGTPDATAYRRFMKMFYDRRTSEADAPKYLLLFGDGAFDNRFITSSWKNVTTSNMLLTYQTEESLDEESFVIDDYFGFLDDSNNGKGLSSMRLDIGIGRFPVRTQAEASNMVDKVISYMDNKDTGSWKNNVCFVADDGNSADSYMTDHASQADQLGEYINESHPEFLVNKIYFDSYKKDVSAGLATYPDVKTNIQKQLKNGLLLINYTGHGNTTSWSDEKVLTESDITKSTYKRLPIWITATCDFCRFDAPVTSAGEQVFLNKVSGGIGLFTTTRVAYSSPNFTINQMLIRNLFEKKNGRRLTLGEVMKQTKRDLSASRYKLGFSLIGDPALKLAYPEYRMQVTTINGNPVTDEPVAFKALQKITVEGEVLNADGNIATDFTGLLNPTVLDSRVSYETLDNNKTGKTFKYTDYSNILFVGNDSVRAGKFSFTFTVPKDISYSNEFGKMNLYASDETNNLEAQGAYLNYRVGGTDDNAEDDSDGPEIRSLYMNDSTFVSGGPVNTTPFFVARLWDKSGVNITGSSIGHDMMLIVDGDPSLSFNLNSYYELIPGTDGEGIVKYLLPALAPGMHTAEFKVWDIQNNSTTYDFEFEVVEGLKPYLLELTATPSPAREQVEFHLFHNRPESQLTVGIMVYDMMGRLQWKHQETGASELFKSYTVTWDLTNNRGGRLRPGVYIYRAAISSGGSKEATDAKKLIILAQ, encoded by the coding sequence ATGTTACGACTATTATATACATTCATAATAAGTATCTGCTTTTTTACTTCTGTCTGGGCGGATGGTAGCAAATATGCAGCCAGCTCTGCTTTATCGTCCGGGAAATGGGTGAAAATACAGGTCGAAGACCGGGGAATTTATAAACTAACATATGCAGACCTTCGCGGGATGGGATTTTCGGATCCGGCTAAGGTTTCCGTACACGGTTACGGTGGTTGTATGCTGGACGAAAATTTCTCGAATCCGTATATAGACGATGTGCCTGCCGTGCCGGTCTGGCGTGGTGACGATTATCTCCTGTTCTATGGTTGCGGTGTTATCAACTGGACGTACGACCAGGAATCGAAGAGTTTTGTCCATACCAATAATCCCTATTCCGATTATGGCTATTACTTCCTGACGGATGCGACTGCACCGAAAGAGATGGAATCAGTGGCTTCTGCTGCCGGTGCCTCTTTGAAGGTGACGACGTTCGATGATTATCTGTTACATGAAAAAGACCTGGTCTCTGTGAATAATTCGGGACGGGAACTTTTCGGGGAAGCGATGGATATGACTCTTTCCAGGGATTTCTCATTTACCGGTATAACGGGTATAACCAATGATGACGGCAAGGTGACCTTGCGTTTCATCGCTAAGCCGATCACCGGTACGGGTAGCGTGAGCATGAGCGTAGACGGAGAAAAACTGTTGGAGCGGACCATCGCTAACGCAAACGGGAAATACGATACGTATGTAATGGCGCGTCCGGTTTATCAGGTAGTGGATTGGAAAGGAGATAAAAGTTCCAGTGTAAAAGTGAATGTAAGATACGGGAAACTGGGAGATAAGAATGTTCATCTCGATTTTATCCGTTTGCAGATGAAGCGGGAGTTGCAGCCTTATGGTGTCTGTACATTCTTTCGTAGTTTGGCTTCTGTTAACAATGCATCTCGTTTTACGGTTCAGAACGCCAATGCGAACACCTTGGTTTTCGATGTGACGGATAAGTTGAATCCGAAACGGATGGAAACGGAACTGAGCGGGAGCGAATTGACTTTTTCCATCCCTGCAGGAACGCTGAGGGAGTTTGCTTTGGTACAGAGAAACCAGACGTTCCCTACTCCGAAAGTGATCGGTGAAGTGGCAAATCAGGATTTGCACGCATTACCGCAGACAGATATGATCATTATCGCTCAACCGGGATTGGCTTCGCAGGCAGAACGGCTGGCTGAGGCTCACCGTACACGCGACGGACTGACTGTACAGGTGGTTGCACCGGAGGCTATTTATAATGAGTTTTCGAGCGGTACGCCGGATGCTACTGCCTATCGTCGTTTCATGAAGATGTTCTACGATCGTCGGACTTCGGAGGCCGATGCGCCCAAGTATCTGCTTCTTTTCGGAGATGGCGCGTTCGATAACCGTTTCATTACTTCTAGCTGGAAGAATGTAACGACAAGTAATATGCTGCTGACCTATCAGACGGAAGAATCGCTGGATGAAGAATCTTTTGTGATCGACGATTATTTCGGATTTTTGGATGACAGCAACAATGGCAAAGGATTAAGCTCTATGAGGCTGGATATCGGTATCGGTCGTTTCCCAGTCCGGACGCAGGCAGAGGCGAGTAATATGGTGGATAAGGTGATCAGTTATATGGATAATAAAGATACCGGATCCTGGAAAAACAATGTTTGCTTTGTCGCAGACGACGGAAACAGTGCTGACAGTTATATGACAGATCATGCAAGTCAGGCTGACCAGCTGGGCGAATATATCAATGAAAGCCATCCGGAGTTCCTTGTCAATAAGATTTATTTCGATTCTTATAAAAAAGATGTTTCGGCCGGATTGGCTACTTATCCGGATGTGAAAACGAATATTCAGAAACAACTGAAGAACGGTTTACTGCTGATTAACTATACCGGACACGGTAATACAACTTCCTGGAGTGATGAAAAGGTACTGACTGAAAGCGATATTACGAAATCAACTTATAAACGTCTGCCTATCTGGATCACGGCGACTTGCGACTTCTGTCGTTTTGACGCTCCGGTTACTTCTGCCGGCGAGCAGGTTTTCCTGAATAAGGTCAGTGGCGGTATCGGTCTGTTTACGACAACCCGTGTGGCTTATTCTTCTCCCAACTTCACGATCAATCAGATGTTGATCCGGAATTTGTTCGAGAAAAAGAACGGACGCCGCCTGACACTGGGCGAAGTAATGAAACAAACCAAGCGGGATTTGAGTGCAAGCCGGTATAAGCTCGGATTCTCCCTGATCGGTGACCCGGCGTTGAAACTGGCTTATCCGGAATACCGGATGCAAGTGACGACGATAAACGGTAATCCGGTAACAGACGAGCCGGTCGCTTTTAAGGCATTGCAAAAGATTACAGTGGAAGGCGAAGTACTGAATGCGGATGGTAATATTGCTACAGACTTTACCGGTTTGCTAAACCCGACCGTACTGGATAGCCGTGTTTCTTACGAAACATTGGATAACAACAAGACCGGCAAGACATTTAAATATACGGATTATTCAAATATTCTCTTTGTCGGAAACGATTCGGTTCGTGCTGGAAAATTCAGCTTTACCTTTACCGTTCCGAAAGATATTTCTTATTCGAATGAATTCGGAAAGATGAACCTGTATGCTTCGGATGAAACGAATAACCTGGAAGCACAGGGGGCTTATCTGAATTATCGTGTCGGAGGTACGGATGATAATGCGGAAGACGATTCCGATGGACCGGAGATACGTTCCTTGTATATGAATGATTCTACATTTGTAAGCGGCGGTCCCGTTAATACGACTCCGTTCTTTGTGGCACGTCTTTGGGACAAGAGCGGCGTGAATATAACCGGTAGCAGTATCGGACATGATATGATGCTGATCGTTGACGGCGATCCGTCACTCAGCTTCAACCTGAACAGTTATTATGAGCTGATCCCCGGAACGGATGGAGAAGGTATCGTGAAGTATCTGCTTCCTGCCCTGGCACCGGGTATGCATACTGCTGAGTTTAAAGTGTGGGATATTCAGAATAATTCTACTACCTACGATTTTGAATTTGAAGTAGTGGAAGGATTGAAGCCTTACCTGCTGGAGTTGACGGCAACACCGAGTCCGGCACGCGAACAGGTAGAGTTCCACTTGTTCCATAACCGTCCGGAAAGCCAGTTGACGGTTGGTATTATGGTATACGATATGATGGGGCGCCTGCAATGGAAACATCAGGAAACCGGAGCCTCCGAACTGTTCAAATCGTATACGGTAACCTGGGATCTGACGAATAACAGAGGAGGACGTCTTCGTCCCGGCGTATATATCTATCGTGCGGCAATCAGTAGCGGAGGTTCTAAAGAAGCAACGGATGCAAAGAAATTAATAATCCTCGCACAATAA
- a CDS encoding fumarylacetoacetate hydrolase family protein yields MKIIAVGMNYAEHNKELHHSLELSEPTIFMKSDSSLLKDGKPFFIPDFSSEIHYETEIVVKIDRLGKNIAERFAHRYYNEVTVGIDFTARDLQRELRAKGLPWEISKAFDNSAVVGTFVPLDRVGDINRIPFHLDINGQKVQEGNTSDMLFPVDRIIAYVSRFFTLKIGDLIFTGTPVGVGPVSINDHLQGYIGEQKLLDFHIK; encoded by the coding sequence ATGAAGATTATAGCAGTAGGAATGAATTATGCAGAGCACAATAAAGAGCTGCATCATTCGTTAGAATTATCGGAGCCTACTATCTTTATGAAATCCGACTCCTCCCTGTTGAAGGATGGAAAACCGTTTTTTATTCCCGATTTTTCTTCGGAAATACATTATGAAACGGAGATCGTTGTAAAGATAGACCGGCTGGGTAAGAATATCGCCGAACGTTTTGCACATCGTTACTATAATGAAGTAACTGTCGGTATCGATTTTACCGCCCGTGATCTGCAAAGAGAGCTGCGTGCGAAAGGATTACCCTGGGAGATCAGTAAAGCTTTTGATAATTCGGCTGTTGTCGGAACGTTTGTACCTTTGGACAGAGTGGGGGATATCAACCGTATCCCGTTTCATCTGGATATAAACGGTCAGAAAGTGCAGGAGGGGAATACCTCTGATATGCTTTTCCCGGTCGACAGGATTATCGCTTATGTGAGCCGTTTCTTTACCTTGAAGATAGGTGATTTGATTTTTACAGGAACACCGGTAGGTGTGGGACCCGTTAGCATCAATGATCATTTGCAAGGGTATATCGGTGAACAGAAGCTACTTGATTTCCATATTAAATAA
- a CDS encoding redox-sensing transcriptional repressor Rex — protein MANDELKQAWKIPEPTLRRLPWYLAFLKLMKGKGETFVSSTQIAKEINVDPSQVAKDLSFVNISGKTRVGYDICALVDVLEDFLGFTAQHKAFLFGVGSLGAALLQDTGLNQYGLEIVAGFDVRKELAGTVVNGIPVFHLDDFPAKQKEFGATIGVITVPVDKAQEVTEQIIAGGIKALWNFTPFRIRVPEHIVVQNTSMYAHLAVMFNRLNSINH, from the coding sequence ATGGCTAATGATGAATTAAAACAAGCCTGGAAAATTCCTGAGCCGACGCTTCGGAGACTACCTTGGTATCTTGCTTTTCTGAAACTGATGAAAGGCAAGGGAGAGACGTTTGTATCATCTACCCAGATTGCTAAAGAAATTAATGTAGATCCCAGCCAGGTGGCGAAAGATCTTTCGTTTGTAAATATTTCGGGGAAAACCAGGGTAGGTTATGATATTTGCGCACTTGTTGATGTGTTGGAAGATTTTTTGGGTTTTACTGCACAACACAAGGCTTTTTTATTCGGTGTCGGTAGTTTGGGAGCAGCTCTGTTGCAGGATACCGGGTTGAATCAGTACGGACTGGAGATTGTTGCCGGCTTTGATGTCCGCAAGGAACTGGCAGGTACGGTTGTGAATGGTATTCCGGTTTTCCATTTGGATGATTTCCCTGCCAAACAGAAAGAGTTCGGGGCGACGATAGGTGTTATTACCGTGCCTGTAGACAAGGCACAAGAGGTGACTGAACAGATTATTGCCGGAGGTATCAAAGCGCTGTGGAACTTTACCCCGTTCCGTATCCGTGTCCCGGAACATATTGTGGTACAGAATACTTCCATGTATGCCCATCTGGCAGTCATGTTTAATCGTTTGAACTCAATTAATCACTGA